The following proteins come from a genomic window of Synechococcus sp. NB0720_010:
- a CDS encoding PAS domain-containing protein produces MQPFFLLEPGDGLVLCGANGLVSHVDRTAQQRLGHHSQEWCGRAMGECWPQLSDLIVQEHRRLAEGPRDHVLPLPHPTGVELATRLRLFACDSGFGVGILRRRAQRLDAAPEETNEDAYRRLLEGVLDTAQDAVLVTLAEPLDAPGPVIVYANQSLLDQTGYALHEVLGRSPRLFQGPETSKESTSALRSAMDQWKPASMEVINYRRDQSTCWIELKVAPLADSSGWYTHWVSVQRDVTDRVLLKRQLAQEARALADKLDR; encoded by the coding sequence ATGCAGCCTTTTTTCCTGCTGGAGCCCGGAGATGGCTTGGTGCTCTGCGGGGCCAATGGCCTGGTTTCCCACGTCGACCGCACGGCTCAACAGCGCTTGGGTCACCACTCCCAGGAGTGGTGCGGCCGCGCAATGGGCGAGTGCTGGCCGCAGTTGTCTGATCTCATCGTCCAGGAACACCGGCGTTTAGCTGAGGGGCCGCGGGACCATGTGCTGCCTCTCCCCCATCCAACGGGGGTTGAGCTGGCCACCCGCCTCCGTCTGTTTGCCTGTGACTCTGGCTTTGGCGTTGGCATCCTCCGGCGCCGGGCGCAACGCCTCGATGCGGCCCCCGAGGAAACCAACGAAGACGCCTACCGCCGTTTGCTCGAGGGGGTCCTGGACACGGCGCAAGATGCCGTCTTGGTGACCTTGGCTGAACCCTTGGATGCCCCGGGTCCTGTCATCGTTTACGCCAACCAGTCACTACTGGATCAGACCGGGTACGCGCTTCACGAGGTGCTCGGCAGGAGTCCGAGGCTCTTTCAGGGTCCAGAGACATCGAAGGAGAGCACCTCTGCACTGCGCTCGGCGATGGATCAGTGGAAGCCAGCGTCCATGGAGGTCATCAACTACCGCCGCGATCAATCCACCTGTTGGATTGAGCTCAAGGTGGCGCCCCTGGCCGATTCCTCGGGCTGGTATACCCACTGGGTCTCGGTCCAGCGGGACGTGACTGATCGCGTGCTGCTGAAGCGTCAACTTGCCCAAGAGGCCAGGGCGCTGGCTGACAAGCTCGATCGCTGA
- a CDS encoding ABC transporter ATP-binding protein, producing MSATPYFEAISVEAWLGARRVFNDLTLSLQAGEPTVLLGPNGAGKSALIKLINRQLYPVVKPGSELKLFGSSTVNLWDLRQRIGLVSSDLQSGYIPTVPAEDVVLSGLFGSVGLGRPQRPTQQQRAEALNQLEQLGLADLRGQPFGHCSDGQRRRLLLARALIHQPEVLVLDEPINGLDFKAKHQLLKSLRQISRTGTTLLLVTHQLEAVIPEVQRAVLIKRGQIVADGPADHLLTSASLSACFETPITVLEEGGWRQGVPRNSEA from the coding sequence ATGAGCGCGACCCCCTATTTCGAGGCCATCTCCGTTGAGGCCTGGCTTGGTGCCAGGCGAGTGTTCAACGATCTGACCCTGAGCTTGCAAGCAGGGGAACCCACGGTGCTGCTGGGACCCAATGGTGCGGGCAAAAGCGCCTTGATCAAGTTGATCAATCGTCAGCTCTACCCCGTGGTGAAGCCGGGCTCTGAGCTGAAGCTCTTTGGCAGCAGCACCGTCAACCTCTGGGATCTGAGGCAACGCATCGGCCTGGTCTCCAGTGACCTTCAGAGCGGCTACATCCCAACGGTGCCAGCGGAAGACGTTGTTCTCTCCGGCCTCTTTGGCTCAGTCGGGCTAGGCCGTCCCCAACGCCCAACACAGCAGCAACGGGCAGAAGCACTGAACCAGCTCGAGCAGCTTGGATTGGCTGATCTCCGTGGTCAGCCCTTCGGCCATTGCTCGGATGGGCAGCGGCGGCGCTTGCTACTCGCCCGCGCATTGATTCATCAACCCGAGGTGCTGGTCCTCGATGAACCGATCAATGGCCTGGACTTCAAGGCCAAGCACCAACTCCTCAAAAGCCTGCGGCAAATCAGCAGGACAGGAACCACGTTGCTGCTGGTGACGCATCAACTGGAGGCCGTGATCCCTGAGGTCCAACGCGCTGTCCTGATCAAACGCGGGCAAATCGTGGCCGATGGGCCTGCCGATCATCTGCTGACGAGCGCAAGTCTCAGTGCGTGCTTTGAAACCCCGATCACTGTTTTGGAGGAAGGGGGCTGGCGCCAAGGTGTACCCCGAAACAGCGAGGCATAA
- a CDS encoding alpha/beta fold hydrolase, translating to MSSFHWLQRLSLALLAAAAVPLWTAPARAIEEVLIELPLLRSSFSVKVSELKSPSALMAGRSDLAELDRASDGAVSQLLMQVLQRPIPISMIRLADGSVGSPLLEQAFLVVSSLGTIEGRDPDLTGQTFRQALDRARVNATGGEPTLVELIEALPGQRVRFNLGQVKTILGRMLAQRTQANSFFAQTPPDLLPTAPAPSSSPAVRQRQVRLAVPHRTRPLEVVLVEPSQGGNGRLVLISHGLWDSPKNFASWGALLASRGYTVALPRHPGSDNKEQALMLKGAVPPPKPIELALRFRDLSAVTDAVAADQLSGVTGVNANAVVVIGHSWGATTALQQAGLVPQATTLKKRCPQTSDPQRNLSWTLQCSWLDGVDQAALRDPRVVAAVAVSPPMSLLFSVPQLRNASARLLVVSGTHDWVVPPDPEAITPMRQAVPFGHQLVLAKGGDHFNLRPGQQANGGVLGPLLLAWVEAAYQAGPALSPSAGAPPLLGTGPWGHPLIPLKDVSTAIQSDS from the coding sequence GTGTCGAGTTTCCACTGGTTGCAGCGGCTCAGCCTTGCGCTTCTTGCGGCCGCCGCAGTCCCCCTCTGGACAGCGCCGGCCCGCGCCATTGAGGAGGTTCTGATTGAGCTTCCCCTGTTGCGCTCCAGCTTCAGCGTCAAGGTCAGCGAACTGAAAAGTCCCAGTGCCCTCATGGCGGGCCGGAGCGACCTGGCGGAATTGGATCGGGCCTCGGACGGAGCGGTGAGTCAGCTGCTGATGCAGGTGCTCCAGCGACCGATTCCGATCTCGATGATTCGTTTAGCAGATGGATCCGTTGGCTCACCTCTGCTCGAGCAAGCATTTTTGGTGGTCTCATCCCTCGGCACGATCGAGGGGCGAGATCCCGATCTGACGGGGCAAACCTTTCGTCAGGCGTTGGATCGGGCGAGGGTGAACGCCACTGGTGGTGAGCCCACCCTGGTCGAACTAATCGAGGCCCTTCCTGGCCAGCGGGTGCGCTTCAACCTCGGTCAGGTCAAAACGATCCTCGGCCGCATGTTGGCCCAGCGCACCCAGGCCAACAGCTTCTTCGCCCAGACCCCACCTGATCTGCTGCCAACGGCTCCTGCACCGTCGTCATCTCCAGCGGTACGACAACGGCAGGTGCGTCTTGCGGTGCCCCATCGCACACGGCCCTTGGAGGTGGTGCTCGTTGAACCCTCGCAAGGGGGCAATGGGCGATTGGTGTTGATCTCCCATGGCCTCTGGGATAGTCCCAAGAACTTCGCGTCCTGGGGCGCTTTGCTGGCCTCCAGGGGCTACACCGTGGCCCTGCCCCGCCACCCCGGCAGTGATAACAAGGAGCAGGCCCTGATGCTGAAGGGAGCGGTTCCTCCCCCGAAGCCCATTGAGCTGGCCCTGCGCTTTCGCGATCTCAGCGCGGTCACAGATGCGGTGGCTGCTGACCAACTCAGCGGCGTGACTGGGGTCAACGCCAACGCTGTGGTTGTCATTGGTCACTCCTGGGGGGCGACGACGGCGTTGCAGCAGGCGGGTCTGGTGCCCCAGGCGACAACGCTCAAGAAGCGATGCCCGCAAACCAGTGATCCACAGCGCAATCTGAGCTGGACCCTGCAGTGCAGCTGGCTCGATGGCGTGGATCAGGCCGCCCTTCGCGATCCGCGGGTCGTTGCAGCCGTGGCCGTCTCGCCGCCCATGTCACTGCTGTTTTCGGTTCCGCAACTGCGCAACGCCAGTGCACGTCTTCTGGTCGTGAGTGGCACCCATGACTGGGTTGTGCCACCTGACCCCGAGGCAATCACACCGATGCGCCAGGCCGTGCCCTTCGGGCACCAATTGGTTTTGGCGAAAGGGGGCGATCATTTCAATCTGCGCCCCGGTCAGCAGGCCAATGGAGGGGTGCTGGGTCCGCTGCTGCTGGCCTGGGTTGAGGCGGCCTATCAAGCCGGCCCCGCGCTCTCCCCGTCAGCCGGCGCGCCGCCACTGCTTGGCACAGGCCCTTGGGGCCATCCTTTGATTCCCCTCAAGGACGTCTCGACCGCGATCCAATCGGACAGCTGA
- a CDS encoding site-specific integrase produces MFTRNHTMPAIRKSLTVDKGISVFCYEHTKDGWYVRQWNKAERRYRTKRIEGASTETEALANFYKALATFSDTPQRVIKRVSEASTITELVNEFNKLEVQRVDAGLKDEKARLRRITSLRRMIEYLNAKEIQFPNQIDVTTWEDYPIFRKSVMKNTRKTELRDIAVFCRSYLVPRGYLANEIAMSRGFFPRISIGDDELDANPAITADDYKIINNYLRHQYCGNARTYVGEYSRRMFATFVHLLKNSGCRPSELLAVRRKDIEITNPKRWSESKQKWEDDYKLKIHVRVSKTGKRRDVLCRSNAASNLLDFLKFQRGWLDRNHFTFTIKEDSLIFGNPKEHFDKTFVYKRFDVMWEEVRSAVANEIAGNRFSERQYTLYSLRSTFIEDCITAGLDVYLVARLCGNSVEVIQKHYDRHDVLKRAEEVQSLPIGRQKPPEVETINVLDI; encoded by the coding sequence TTGTTCACTCGCAACCACACCATGCCAGCAATCAGGAAATCGCTGACTGTCGACAAGGGAATCAGCGTGTTCTGCTACGAGCACACCAAGGACGGTTGGTATGTCCGTCAATGGAACAAAGCAGAGCGTCGGTATCGCACTAAGCGCATTGAAGGCGCTTCTACCGAAACTGAGGCACTAGCAAACTTCTACAAAGCACTAGCGACTTTCTCAGATACGCCACAACGAGTAATCAAGAGAGTTTCGGAAGCATCAACAATCACCGAACTCGTTAATGAGTTCAACAAGTTAGAGGTTCAGCGTGTGGATGCTGGATTAAAGGATGAGAAAGCACGACTTCGCCGAATCACATCCTTAAGGCGAATGATTGAATACCTTAACGCCAAAGAGATTCAGTTTCCAAATCAGATAGATGTAACTACTTGGGAGGATTACCCAATCTTCCGCAAGTCAGTAATGAAGAACACACGCAAGACAGAACTTCGTGATATTGCCGTCTTTTGCCGCTCCTACCTAGTGCCACGTGGATACTTAGCAAACGAGATTGCAATGTCTCGTGGATTCTTCCCGCGCATTTCCATCGGAGACGACGAGTTAGATGCCAATCCTGCTATCACAGCAGACGATTACAAGATAATCAACAACTACCTTCGCCACCAATACTGCGGAAATGCTCGCACCTATGTTGGAGAGTACTCACGTCGGATGTTCGCCACATTCGTACATCTTCTGAAAAACAGCGGATGTCGTCCATCGGAATTGTTAGCAGTAAGGCGCAAGGACATTGAAATTACAAATCCCAAGCGATGGTCTGAATCCAAGCAAAAGTGGGAAGATGACTACAAACTAAAGATTCACGTTCGTGTGTCCAAAACTGGTAAGCGTCGTGATGTTCTTTGCCGAAGCAATGCTGCTTCAAACCTGCTTGATTTCTTGAAGTTTCAGCGTGGATGGCTCGATAGAAACCATTTCACATTCACCATTAAAGAAGATTCACTCATCTTCGGAAATCCCAAAGAGCACTTTGATAAAACATTTGTCTATAAGCGTTTTGATGTGATGTGGGAAGAAGTCCGAAGCGCAGTTGCAAACGAAATCGCAGGCAACAGATTCAGCGAGCGTCAATATACCCTGTATTCGTTACGCTCAACCTTCATCGAAGATTGCATCACAGCGGGGTTAGATGTGTATCTCGTCGCTCGCTTGTGCGGCAATAGCGTCGAAGTGATTCAAAAGCACTACGATAGACACGACGTTCTCAAACGCGCTGAAGAGGTTCAGTCGTTACCAATTGGTAGGCAGAAACCGCCGGAAGTCGAAACGATAAATGTCCTTGATATTTAA
- a CDS encoding NUDIX hydrolase, which produces MTQVQVALAVLEHNGSWLLQLRDDIAGIVAPGCWGLFGGHLEPGEGPEEALRRELWEEIRLEIGTPVLWYVSSQPGKIRHVFRARLETPLRALELMEGQDLALFCPNALLSGGAFSPKLKQTRPLAESTREALSRYQTEESSSMR; this is translated from the coding sequence ATGACCCAAGTGCAGGTAGCTCTGGCCGTTCTCGAGCACAACGGCAGCTGGTTACTGCAGCTGCGGGATGACATTGCAGGCATCGTCGCTCCCGGCTGCTGGGGTCTCTTTGGCGGGCACCTTGAGCCCGGAGAAGGCCCCGAGGAAGCGCTGCGCCGGGAACTCTGGGAGGAAATTCGACTGGAGATCGGCACGCCGGTTCTTTGGTATGTCTCAAGCCAACCGGGAAAGATCAGACATGTTTTTCGTGCCCGCCTCGAGACGCCACTCCGGGCCCTGGAGCTGATGGAGGGTCAGGATCTCGCACTCTTCTGCCCTAACGCCTTGCTATCCGGCGGGGCCTTCAGCCCAAAACTGAAGCAAACGCGGCCCCTAGCTGAGTCGACCCGCGAAGCACTGAGCCGCTATCAAACCGAGGAGAGCTCTTCGATGCGGTAG
- a CDS encoding WbuC family cupin fold metalloprotein, producing MTSPGLQLIDQDLFDAVALRARASERLRMNFNLHQESDLVQRFLNVMQPGTYIRPHRHCRPGTGEGFECFVVLQGSIGVLLFDANGTCLRQERLDAAGPVRGLQLDEGLFHSLVALAPDSVIFELKQGPYQPLADKDFLAGFPQEGELESREQELEWRRSFDV from the coding sequence ATGACCTCCCCTGGGCTCCAGCTCATTGATCAAGACCTTTTTGATGCGGTGGCTCTACGGGCGCGAGCCAGTGAGCGCCTGCGGATGAACTTCAACCTGCATCAGGAAAGCGATCTGGTGCAGCGCTTCTTGAATGTCATGCAGCCTGGTACCTACATCCGGCCCCATCGCCATTGCCGCCCAGGTACGGGGGAGGGGTTTGAGTGTTTTGTGGTGCTTCAGGGCTCGATCGGGGTGCTGTTGTTCGATGCCAACGGAACATGCCTGCGTCAGGAGCGACTCGATGCAGCAGGTCCCGTTCGAGGCCTTCAGCTCGACGAGGGGCTCTTTCACTCGCTCGTGGCCCTCGCCCCCGATTCGGTGATTTTTGAACTGAAGCAAGGTCCTTATCAACCGCTGGCCGACAAGGACTTTTTGGCTGGGTTTCCCCAGGAAGGCGAGCTTGAATCGAGGGAGCAGGAGCTGGAGTGGAGGCGTTCGTTTGATGTCTGA
- a CDS encoding sulfite exporter TauE/SafE family protein: protein MQLGLLAVALLSNALSALAGGGAGLVQLPALILMGLPFPVALATHKVASVSLGVGASLRHAQESSLNARLSALILLSGLPGVWLGARTVLALPPQLSTLLLGLLTIALGVYSACRPQLGASSGGQSWTTERLALGALVLFAIGFLNGSLTSGTGLFVTLWLVRWFGLDYGKAVAHTLILVGLFWNGTGALTLGVQGQIAWSWLPMLLVGSLAGGYLGAHVALRQGEALVKRAFELLCLVMGCSLLLKALS, encoded by the coding sequence ATGCAACTGGGGCTGCTGGCGGTGGCCCTGCTCTCCAATGCCCTCTCGGCGTTGGCTGGAGGCGGGGCTGGACTGGTTCAGCTGCCCGCCTTGATCCTGATGGGCCTTCCCTTCCCAGTGGCCTTGGCGACCCATAAGGTCGCCAGCGTCTCCCTGGGGGTTGGCGCCAGCCTGCGCCATGCGCAAGAGAGCAGCCTGAATGCACGGCTCTCGGCGTTGATCCTGCTCAGTGGACTCCCAGGGGTCTGGCTCGGGGCCCGCACGGTTCTGGCGCTACCGCCCCAACTCTCCACTCTTCTCTTGGGTCTTCTGACCATCGCCCTAGGGGTGTATTCAGCCTGTCGCCCTCAGCTCGGTGCTTCCTCTGGCGGCCAGAGCTGGACAACAGAGCGATTGGCCTTAGGGGCATTGGTGCTCTTCGCCATTGGCTTCCTGAATGGCTCCTTGACCTCGGGGACGGGCCTGTTCGTCACCCTCTGGCTGGTGCGCTGGTTCGGACTGGACTACGGCAAGGCCGTCGCCCATACACTGATCTTGGTCGGCCTGTTTTGGAATGGGACGGGGGCCCTGACCCTCGGTGTCCAAGGGCAGATTGCTTGGAGTTGGTTGCCGATGCTGCTGGTCGGCTCACTGGCTGGTGGCTATTTGGGAGCCCACGTAGCCCTTCGTCAGGGGGAAGCGCTGGTGAAGCGTGCCTTTGAACTGCTCTGCCTGGTGATGGGGTGCTCGCTGCTGCTGAAGGCGCTGAGCTGA
- a CDS encoding SDR family oxidoreductase has translation MVDALRYVGRDLHHRSFSVSSDRRELLWQEMDACLQLAERLSVTVDSGAAVAPLTDFTFRPCTVITGASSGIGAALARSFAQHSEVLVLVARRQDRLDELAAELAQSAAARVVPVALDLNQPRAVDQLLGRLAANGLWVETLVNNAGFGLRGSFEASSWMQLESMLRLMVEVPTELTRLVLPEMQRRQQGTILNIASLAGLIPGLPGSTLYSAVKAYLIRLSQSLAAENSGSGIRVMALCPGYVHTEFHAVLGVEQRMQRLPGVFWMSVDQLVRWTERALQGRQVVVVPGRLNRLIAALAHYLPLPWANTLSAAFSRRFRSRP, from the coding sequence GTGGTTGATGCCCTCCGCTACGTCGGCAGGGATCTCCATCACCGTTCGTTCTCGGTCTCGTCCGATCGGCGCGAGCTTCTTTGGCAGGAGATGGATGCCTGCTTGCAACTCGCTGAGCGGCTCTCCGTCACCGTTGATTCCGGGGCGGCAGTCGCTCCGCTGACTGATTTCACGTTCCGCCCCTGCACCGTGATCACTGGCGCCTCCAGTGGCATTGGTGCCGCGTTGGCTCGATCCTTCGCCCAGCACTCAGAGGTGTTGGTGCTGGTGGCGCGTCGCCAGGACCGCCTGGACGAGCTGGCTGCCGAGCTGGCGCAATCCGCCGCTGCGAGGGTTGTACCGGTGGCGTTGGATCTCAATCAACCGCGGGCCGTCGATCAGTTGTTAGGGCGACTGGCGGCGAATGGACTCTGGGTCGAGACGCTGGTCAATAACGCGGGCTTTGGGCTGCGGGGAAGCTTCGAGGCGTCCTCTTGGATGCAGCTGGAGTCGATGCTGCGGTTGATGGTGGAGGTCCCGACGGAGCTCACGCGGCTGGTGTTGCCAGAGATGCAGCGGCGTCAGCAGGGAACGATCCTGAACATCGCCTCTCTGGCGGGCCTGATTCCGGGACTGCCCGGCAGCACGCTCTACAGCGCCGTGAAGGCCTACTTGATCCGCTTGTCCCAGTCCCTCGCGGCTGAGAACAGTGGCTCTGGGATTCGGGTCATGGCCCTATGTCCGGGCTACGTCCACACCGAATTCCACGCCGTCCTGGGGGTCGAGCAACGCATGCAGCGTCTGCCGGGGGTGTTCTGGATGTCCGTTGATCAGCTGGTGCGCTGGACCGAGCGCGCCCTCCAGGGCCGACAGGTCGTTGTGGTCCCCGGACGCTTGAATCGTCTGATCGCGGCCTTGGCCCACTACCTGCCGCTGCCCTGGGCTAACACCCTCAGCGCGGCCTTCTCGCGCCGATTTCGGAGCAGGCCTTGA
- a CDS encoding PCC domain-containing protein, with translation MEPQAIHLGPGADLRKSLEELAQQQQAEGFVLSIVGNLSRVAFACPGSDQPTVLTGELEIISLQGTISPQGVHLHLSFSDGECQVWGGHLEHGSEVLKGADLLVGLLKQSAPTRAPSSTAQPRIRLAVAEGCPWSNRAMRMLRSLGIPFELAPPEAGSLPQIWIEGAMIGGYEDLADWHGQGKLDRFRTGF, from the coding sequence ATGGAGCCTCAAGCGATTCACCTCGGCCCTGGCGCCGACCTTCGCAAAAGCCTTGAAGAGCTAGCCCAGCAGCAGCAGGCCGAAGGATTTGTACTGAGCATTGTCGGCAACCTGAGCAGGGTCGCTTTTGCTTGCCCCGGCAGTGACCAACCCACTGTGCTGACGGGAGAACTCGAAATCATCAGCCTGCAGGGGACGATCTCCCCTCAGGGTGTGCACCTGCACCTGAGCTTCTCCGATGGCGAGTGCCAGGTTTGGGGCGGACATCTCGAGCACGGCAGTGAAGTTCTCAAAGGTGCCGATTTATTGGTGGGTCTGCTGAAGCAATCCGCCCCCACGCGCGCTCCTTCCTCCACTGCTCAACCGCGAATCCGGCTTGCTGTTGCCGAGGGATGCCCCTGGTCGAACCGCGCGATGCGCATGCTGCGCAGCCTGGGAATTCCGTTCGAGCTGGCCCCACCGGAGGCGGGCTCACTGCCCCAGATCTGGATTGAGGGGGCGATGATCGGCGGGTACGAGGACCTGGCCGATTGGCACGGCCAAGGAAAACTTGATCGCTTCCGCACAGGCTTCTGA
- a CDS encoding rhomboid family intramembrane serine protease, with product MTRDLKAALLIPLALLALAWLQEGIDQLLFRGQWNLPMLPGGPALGILTAPFSHGGWGHLLANSGLFLPLSWLVCFKSKWDYLAVWAAVLFTAIPVWLWWPNGAHGLSGVVYGLLGYLLLIGWLERRPLTMLLSLAVLLIYGGILPSLLPFFTPAGVSWIGHASGFAGGLLAAAVVSRSRP from the coding sequence ATGACGCGGGATCTCAAGGCGGCGCTGCTGATCCCGCTGGCTCTGCTGGCATTGGCTTGGCTGCAGGAGGGAATCGATCAACTGCTCTTTCGCGGGCAGTGGAACTTGCCGATGCTTCCCGGTGGTCCGGCCTTGGGGATCCTGACCGCCCCCTTCAGCCACGGCGGTTGGGGACATCTCCTCGCCAATAGCGGCTTGTTTCTTCCCCTCTCCTGGCTGGTCTGCTTCAAGAGCAAGTGGGACTATTTGGCCGTCTGGGCCGCTGTGTTGTTCACAGCCATTCCGGTCTGGCTGTGGTGGCCCAATGGCGCCCACGGCCTCTCAGGTGTGGTCTATGGATTACTGGGTTACCTGTTGTTGATTGGCTGGCTGGAGCGCAGACCATTGACCATGCTTCTGTCGCTGGCGGTCCTGCTGATCTATGGCGGAATTCTCCCCAGTCTTTTGCCGTTCTTCACCCCAGCTGGGGTGAGCTGGATCGGCCATGCCAGCGGCTTCGCAGGGGGGCTGCTCGCCGCTGCGGTGGTCTCGCGATCAAGACCATGA